One window of the Natrinema sp. CBA1119 genome contains the following:
- a CDS encoding DNA methyltransferase encodes MSEKQSPMASHSDGYSTTYPGDRNLAEINFEFANCDTSYLTHGLHNYPARMPPQIPKFFFGHYLGTDDIQPGDTVWDPFGGSGTTALEAQLLNLRATVSDINPLACMITRAKTTPIDIECYREAWRVFARGRLPEFSNTITEAFQQIDESYTAGDDMAALRPEVSERFEWFPKPQLYQLRHLRQRIDAVETAYGETIARFFRIALSITAREVSYQRTGEYKRYRIPEEARTEHDPDVFRIFTRELRSNLQQMDRYISAIPNPEPVVVSHGDSRTATHIPTNSADIVLTSPPYGDHDTTVAYGQYSLDPAVISMKVSRAMMKEVDKMGLGGRNNQGDRLRSLATRSEKLGDILDVLRSQNGRSGDTLSFFNDYFDVIKQVKRVLRGGQPAVFVVANRTVSDVQIPLDQITMELLENVGFEPQMILSRSLPYKTLPYANSPRNVAGQTGSMMSNENIVIARSPN; translated from the coding sequence GTGAGTGAAAAGCAGAGCCCAATGGCAAGTCATTCAGATGGTTATTCTACTACCTATCCCGGCGATCGCAACCTCGCGGAGATCAACTTCGAATTCGCGAACTGCGATACCTCGTATCTAACGCATGGCTTGCATAACTATCCAGCCCGGATGCCACCACAGATACCGAAGTTCTTCTTTGGCCACTATCTCGGAACGGATGATATCCAACCAGGTGACACCGTTTGGGATCCATTCGGGGGTAGCGGGACCACCGCCTTGGAGGCCCAACTCTTGAATCTGCGAGCGACGGTCAGCGACATCAACCCGCTTGCATGTATGATCACGCGAGCAAAGACCACCCCAATTGATATTGAGTGTTATCGCGAGGCCTGGCGGGTCTTTGCTCGCGGCCGGCTTCCAGAGTTCTCGAACACCATCACCGAGGCTTTCCAACAGATCGACGAGTCATACACAGCCGGGGACGATATGGCGGCGCTGCGCCCCGAGGTAAGCGAGAGATTCGAGTGGTTTCCCAAACCACAACTCTACCAGCTCCGTCATCTCCGTCAACGCATTGACGCGGTCGAAACCGCCTATGGGGAGACGATCGCCCGGTTCTTCCGCATCGCCCTGTCCATTACTGCGCGCGAGGTCAGCTACCAGCGAACAGGCGAGTACAAGCGCTATCGCATCCCCGAAGAGGCGCGTACAGAGCATGACCCAGACGTGTTTCGGATCTTTACACGGGAACTTCGAAGCAACCTCCAACAAATGGATCGATATATTAGCGCAATCCCCAATCCAGAGCCAGTAGTGGTCTCCCATGGGGACTCGCGGACGGCAACTCACATCCCAACTAACTCAGCAGACATCGTCCTCACATCACCGCCATATGGTGACCATGACACAACCGTTGCGTATGGTCAATACTCCCTTGACCCGGCCGTCATTTCAATGAAAGTTTCACGTGCCATGATGAAGGAAGTAGACAAGATGGGCTTAGGCGGGCGCAACAACCAGGGTGACAGACTCAGATCACTGGCAACGCGATCTGAGAAGCTTGGTGACATCCTGGACGTACTTCGGTCCCAGAATGGACGGAGCGGAGACACTCTCTCCTTTTTCAATGATTACTTTGACGTGATCAAGCAGGTCAAGCGCGTGCTTCGTGGCGGGCAGCCAGCCGTGTTCGTCGTGGCAAACCGTACTGTCTCAGACGTACAGATCCCCCTAGATCAGATTACGATGGAGTTGCTGGAGAACGTTGGCTTTGAACCCCAAATGATCCTGTCTCGCTCACTGCCATATAAGACGCTTCCATACGCAAACTCCCCACGGAACGTGGCGGGCCAGACTGGTTCGATGATGTCCAATGAGAACATTGTAATCGCTCGGAGTCCGAACTAA
- a CDS encoding DrmE family protein, which produces MSLSSITDAAVRCEEKPELTLWFGQPFSIGSDLMSFGDVELAAVDTSLDALNRNQSLTIQNPLPADELLLSICLGYIRLQNPRFPTKGIIGQGKSLCLFPALSKGYVTNFDNIRRTGVGEMPKLIDRESIGAMSEIDGEADLYTAKHGIGLDTVPQEIGALIVDLRKREWRQPTARLEELKEYVDQTPVPVIYYLDEERSQFDPLLEGTERITIDNKLLTTARPELSEHATTLSTYASILTSGERTVQITAIHHPEMQSVIRDLGNMKRDLQNVPGLQTEVGWLFNLLTELPVRPQYWEQAVQDNFHHQSVADLIQNLRAKTNHLEGMTADLLVNYAQAGSYLQQLLNRSHPLQEALFDRLAEADAKKVTTRFVVRNEYERDAINAALAAENRQMPTHAELIPIADLKPDPDVPTVFTRPMRNARYVYGFPPSRTVEFVQFDMWADYVESHLQETLEGTDTTVTRREYNEPVSESTHAHRSHASSGSQAAAGPANTQGLDDKMTVEDNEAPANQSVRGDSMSEFSYEAPNYDNPDELLEEVLAAEFSKEIRQSAGGASSGDDRSGDVDFSGPKKRIIFQDGDSIMRAPSSRVTITSGDNIVRISVAELEPGDEVLLVDNAQNDVYDLFIKSTHERDKVRGSESTIERWRSILQDGLDTEYSAIELIDEMEEHGSTIGNVSTILGWRSGRTLGPRNPDDVKYVLEILAPDQTSLATPTVNALKEIRGLHRKIGRETRRLVEAKQAGASLPSGVNSVDGNIDTATKQKVIAEVTNVE; this is translated from the coding sequence GTGTCTCTCTCCTCAATTACGGATGCAGCCGTCCGATGTGAAGAGAAACCGGAGTTGACGCTATGGTTCGGTCAGCCATTCTCGATCGGTAGTGACCTTATGTCGTTCGGTGACGTTGAACTTGCGGCCGTGGATACGTCGTTGGATGCCCTTAATCGAAATCAGAGTCTTACGATACAGAACCCACTACCGGCCGATGAACTCCTCCTCAGTATCTGTCTAGGGTACATTCGCTTACAAAACCCTAGATTTCCCACCAAGGGGATCATCGGCCAAGGAAAATCACTCTGTTTGTTTCCGGCCCTCTCGAAAGGTTACGTGACCAATTTTGACAATATTCGTCGTACTGGTGTAGGTGAAATGCCGAAACTGATCGACCGAGAGTCGATCGGTGCGATGAGTGAAATCGATGGGGAAGCAGATCTCTATACTGCCAAACATGGGATCGGTCTGGACACTGTTCCTCAGGAAATCGGGGCCCTAATCGTGGATCTCCGGAAGCGCGAATGGCGCCAACCAACCGCTCGTCTGGAGGAGCTTAAGGAGTACGTTGACCAGACTCCTGTCCCAGTGATCTACTATCTCGATGAGGAGCGATCCCAATTTGATCCCCTGCTCGAAGGGACTGAGCGGATCACGATCGATAACAAACTACTCACGACGGCCAGACCCGAGCTCAGTGAGCACGCCACCACACTCTCGACGTATGCGAGTATTCTCACCTCTGGCGAGCGAACGGTACAGATCACGGCCATTCACCACCCTGAGATGCAATCGGTCATCCGAGACCTTGGCAACATGAAACGCGACCTGCAAAACGTGCCTGGGCTCCAAACAGAGGTTGGGTGGTTGTTCAACCTCTTGACCGAACTCCCCGTCAGACCACAGTATTGGGAACAGGCTGTTCAGGATAACTTCCATCACCAATCCGTCGCCGATCTCATTCAGAACCTTCGGGCAAAGACGAATCATCTTGAGGGTATGACCGCCGATCTTCTGGTCAACTACGCTCAGGCAGGCAGCTACCTCCAACAGCTCCTGAACCGCTCGCATCCGCTTCAGGAGGCGCTATTCGATCGGCTGGCAGAGGCCGACGCAAAAAAAGTCACGACCCGCTTCGTGGTTCGCAACGAATACGAGCGAGATGCTATCAATGCGGCGCTGGCAGCAGAGAACCGGCAGATGCCGACCCACGCCGAATTAATCCCGATTGCCGACCTGAAACCTGATCCGGATGTCCCGACGGTGTTCACACGGCCCATGCGGAACGCACGCTATGTTTACGGATTTCCACCCTCGCGGACTGTTGAGTTCGTCCAATTCGACATGTGGGCCGACTATGTCGAATCTCACCTTCAGGAAACCCTTGAGGGGACTGATACCACCGTTACCCGCCGCGAGTACAACGAGCCTGTCTCGGAGTCAACTCATGCTCACCGGTCACATGCCAGTTCGGGCAGTCAAGCAGCCGCCGGTCCTGCCAACACCCAAGGACTCGATGACAAAATGACTGTAGAAGACAATGAAGCCCCCGCCAACCAGTCAGTGAGGGGAGATAGCATGAGCGAATTCTCCTATGAGGCACCCAACTACGACAACCCCGACGAGCTGCTGGAAGAGGTCCTAGCTGCGGAATTCAGTAAGGAGATCAGACAATCCGCAGGCGGCGCCAGTAGCGGCGATGATCGTAGTGGGGATGTTGACTTCTCCGGGCCCAAAAAGCGGATCATCTTCCAGGATGGGGACTCGATCATGCGAGCACCATCCAGCCGCGTCACAATTACGTCTGGCGACAATATTGTTCGCATCTCCGTCGCGGAGCTCGAGCCTGGTGATGAAGTACTGCTCGTTGACAATGCCCAAAACGACGTGTACGACCTGTTCATCAAATCGACCCACGAGCGGGATAAGGTTCGCGGCAGCGAGTCGACGATCGAGCGTTGGCGGTCGATCCTGCAGGACGGCCTGGACACAGAATACAGCGCTATTGAACTCATAGATGAGATGGAAGAACACGGATCCACGATTGGCAATGTATCGACAATTTTGGGGTGGCGGTCCGGCCGAACACTCGGGCCTAGAAACCCAGATGACGTCAAATACGTCCTTGAGATATTGGCGCCTGACCAAACATCGTTAGCGACGCCCACCGTGAATGCACTCAAGGAGATCCGCGGCTTGCATCGGAAGATCGGCCGTGAAACTCGGCGGTTGGTCGAAGCCAAACAAGCAGGTGCTTCACTCCCCAGCGGCGTGAACTCGGTGGATGGTAATATCGACACAGCTACTAAGCAGAAAGTCATTGCAGAGGTAACTAATGTCGAGTGA
- a CDS encoding DNA methyltransferase → MRQHSNQLTLNAVGQQSHSLNDYDWTFANADTQYLTHGIHKYPARMPPQLPAGLFSHFKSTGEVSDGDTVYDPFSGSGTTATEARLRGINAIANDINPFAVELSKAKSTPLDLDKLDAAMEALLGNLQTRFRNVRAAVDRGEDVLPPELAAEAKQVSTDWFPEPQLTQLFIVRERLDSLADQFSRDIIRFLRIGLAKCARKVSYQRQGEFKRYRLAPADRTDHNPNVFNEIMTVLRDNRQRMRSFLNVADPSIHTRIEQADSRNSLEHPSLGLEENCADIIITSPPYGDHQTTVAYGEFSTNLSTLAFGESYDRMVDVDKRGLGGINVERTLSGLRADSESLHSVIEDLKSVEGRSKDALEFFIDFNSVIETIGKIIKPGQPVAWVVANRRMSDVWIPTHEIVRELCETAGYTTRAVLPRLIKDKTLPHSNRAGDTMTEEYIVVASGPEL, encoded by the coding sequence ATGAGACAGCATTCGAACCAACTCACCCTCAACGCGGTCGGTCAGCAATCACACTCCTTAAATGATTATGACTGGACGTTCGCGAACGCCGATACGCAGTACCTGACCCATGGGATCCATAAATACCCCGCCCGAATGCCCCCGCAACTCCCAGCGGGATTGTTCTCTCACTTTAAGTCCACTGGTGAAGTTTCGGACGGAGACACAGTGTACGACCCGTTTTCTGGCAGCGGTACGACCGCAACCGAAGCGCGGTTGCGGGGAATCAATGCTATCGCCAATGACATCAATCCATTCGCAGTTGAACTGAGCAAGGCTAAGTCGACACCCCTCGATTTGGACAAGTTAGATGCCGCCATGGAAGCGCTCCTAGGGAATCTCCAAACTCGATTCAGAAACGTCAGAGCGGCCGTCGACCGTGGCGAAGACGTGCTTCCCCCGGAGCTTGCGGCCGAAGCCAAACAGGTCAGCACTGACTGGTTCCCCGAACCCCAGTTGACACAACTGTTCATAGTCCGTGAGAGGTTGGATTCCCTCGCCGATCAATTTTCGAGAGACATCATCCGGTTCTTGCGCATTGGCCTAGCGAAGTGTGCGCGGAAAGTGAGCTACCAACGACAGGGCGAATTCAAGCGCTACAGACTAGCGCCGGCCGACCGTACGGACCACAACCCGAATGTCTTCAATGAGATCATGACTGTGCTACGAGATAATCGACAACGGATGCGATCTTTCCTGAATGTGGCCGATCCATCGATACACACTCGGATCGAGCAGGCTGATTCACGAAACTCTCTAGAGCACCCGTCGCTAGGATTGGAGGAGAACTGTGCGGACATCATTATTACGTCTCCGCCGTACGGCGACCATCAAACAACGGTCGCCTACGGTGAATTTTCGACGAACCTCTCGACACTCGCGTTCGGTGAATCTTACGACCGCATGGTCGATGTCGACAAACGCGGTCTCGGCGGTATCAACGTCGAACGCACGCTTTCTGGTCTTCGGGCTGACTCGGAGTCGCTGCACTCTGTTATTGAGGATTTAAAGTCAGTCGAAGGTCGGTCGAAAGACGCACTTGAGTTCTTCATTGACTTCAATTCGGTCATCGAGACCATCGGGAAAATCATCAAACCAGGCCAACCGGTGGCCTGGGTTGTGGCCAACCGCCGGATGAGCGATGTTTGGATCCCGACCCACGAAATCGTCCGCGAACTATGTGAAACTGCCGGCTACACGACTCGAGCGGTGTTGCCTCGCTTGATCAAGGACAAAACCTTGCCCCACAGCAATCGTGCCGGGGACACAATGACCGAGGAGTATATCGTAGTCGCCAGCGGACCCGAGTTGTAG
- a CDS encoding DUF4268 domain-containing protein: protein MSEARQLFWKELNDSIRQRPNTPLRETARADSENDSWRPQRHLTDSVGYSFNLPVRNNEIMVYLVAKRTRDRETIFEYLSEYREEVEGAFEETLEWRPSDGTYKLILRREADLENRRDEWVNYCDWLIDRAERLYFATGPYLAGFDTKK from the coding sequence ATGAGCGAGGCTCGCCAACTCTTTTGGAAAGAGCTCAACGATTCGATTAGACAGAGACCCAATACCCCACTCCGTGAAACGGCTCGAGCTGATTCTGAGAACGACAGCTGGAGACCACAACGTCATTTGACGGATTCAGTTGGCTACAGTTTCAATCTCCCTGTGCGGAACAATGAGATTATGGTGTACCTCGTAGCCAAAAGAACACGGGATAGGGAAACTATTTTTGAGTATCTCAGTGAATACCGGGAGGAAGTTGAGGGAGCATTCGAGGAGACGTTAGAGTGGAGACCGTCTGATGGAACGTACAAGCTCATTCTTAGGCGGGAAGCCGATCTCGAAAATAGAAGAGATGAATGGGTGAACTACTGTGACTGGTTGATCGATCGAGCCGAAAGACTCTATTTTGCTACTGGCCCTTACCTCGCCGGTTTTGATACGAAAAAGTAG
- a CDS encoding DEAD/DEAH box helicase family protein: MSSDAQQFGQFLLTQTIDRVSGRALPYCVGERPEDSYYLSSLAPEYGIDRDEDFEAKTRPVSHGIEFKPIAGSTGTVKISFDLYYPSFPTYEEFEALRTNGVQAAKLEVADREDIEIDDVDIDDISTDALFSFEEMFYRRFTVDYEYKGKLSDIPAAASTIESELQAAVREAFAAHAKTYLVTADPVAGAGLNRSPRELLEFDEAAFEELKNQVSTVPLGEYEWGLGFTTSETDGQLTLELVNRPLSETAGDGNDDPFVFNPKIAVEGRFEPYTFELVPADYRYDQQVWAKGHNCSTTTSEGDPPTRLETTATPSEPVYEFAFNSDYNTDFADLTDEATLQTLEDIAEGMADYHETWATRRRAELIDEMELTDEEAQELDKAAADFKQELKRFEHGIEILHRDEQALTAFRAMNQVNADQYDFPGWRLFQLVFIVCNLSGIVRREHEWAATDYDEAADVLWFPTGGGKTEAYLGLILFNLFYDRQRGKQKGVTAWIRFPLRLLSRQQKDRFLQSLLYAEQLRRKPEWFDGAGEEFSLGFYVGGQDTPNAIGTDRDTLRQAFQQSQDKLERECKVLDECPVCESSIDVEYDVEKNSVFHHCTGPDCFDRLPLYVVDRDIYRYIPSVLLGSLDKISVMGMQPRFTNLIGNVTTYCPDHGYGYSGSCSEKDLFDCAGKLQEANSFYDPVPTLHLIDEVHLLSEELGTFASHYETTYLSLCELLYGKTPKIVTSTATISEYERQIRNLFQRDAVRFPNDGPVQGETFYGHLTKTVEREYIGMMPSNRSHLYAVLDTVADIHQIIRDMRTMSVDDLRAATGIESLTEQRKAELLDLYETSLVYFNNKTRKDRYRENIAKYVNPKLKRDGYEDPLIERQLTADTENPEFLEQLENPEGIDFKDRIDTVPSTSFIGHGIDVDRFNLMLFFGYPRQTFQYIQSSSRVGRQSDVPGFVLDIFDPIKNRDKHRFRYFEKMHQYLNRTVEPVPIDRWAKFGIERTFLGVFNSIFLQYYRPAMFRKYELTIDGETDRANVQKASHLYHLMTNDDYPELTEANLIELVKRAYGLDRDGSSNEYFEDQIEHRVRQVWTYWKANLSSMQYPEFPAGEEPMQNLRDIGDQGTITPDYNNQNFIKGLTEGN; this comes from the coding sequence ATGTCGAGTGACGCACAGCAGTTCGGTCAGTTCCTGCTCACCCAGACCATAGATCGTGTATCTGGTCGTGCCCTCCCCTACTGTGTCGGCGAGCGCCCCGAAGATTCCTACTACCTCTCTAGTCTGGCTCCTGAATACGGTATAGACAGAGACGAGGATTTCGAGGCGAAAACCAGGCCCGTAAGTCACGGAATCGAGTTCAAACCGATCGCCGGGTCAACCGGGACCGTTAAGATCTCCTTCGACTTGTACTACCCGAGCTTTCCCACCTACGAGGAATTTGAGGCGCTTAGGACCAACGGCGTTCAAGCGGCGAAATTGGAAGTTGCAGACCGTGAGGACATCGAGATCGATGACGTTGACATTGATGATATCTCTACGGACGCGTTGTTCTCCTTCGAGGAGATGTTTTACCGGCGCTTTACAGTCGACTACGAGTACAAAGGGAAGTTATCGGACATTCCCGCAGCGGCTTCAACCATCGAATCAGAGCTTCAAGCAGCCGTACGGGAGGCGTTCGCAGCCCACGCTAAGACCTATCTTGTGACGGCCGATCCGGTGGCGGGCGCCGGCTTGAATCGCTCCCCACGGGAATTGCTTGAGTTCGATGAAGCAGCCTTCGAGGAACTCAAGAATCAGGTATCAACCGTACCGCTCGGCGAATACGAGTGGGGACTGGGATTTACGACATCCGAGACGGACGGCCAACTAACCCTGGAGCTAGTCAATCGGCCCCTCAGCGAGACGGCAGGCGATGGGAACGATGATCCCTTTGTATTCAACCCCAAGATCGCCGTGGAAGGACGTTTCGAGCCCTATACTTTCGAATTAGTGCCCGCTGACTACCGATACGATCAGCAGGTGTGGGCCAAGGGCCACAACTGTTCGACGACAACTAGTGAGGGGGATCCACCAACGCGGCTCGAAACGACGGCGACGCCGAGCGAGCCCGTCTACGAATTCGCGTTTAACAGCGACTACAATACGGACTTCGCTGATCTCACTGACGAGGCGACGCTCCAGACCCTAGAGGACATCGCAGAGGGTATGGCCGACTACCACGAGACCTGGGCGACGAGACGTCGAGCCGAGTTGATCGATGAGATGGAGCTCACCGACGAGGAAGCCCAAGAACTTGATAAGGCCGCTGCAGACTTCAAACAAGAGCTCAAGCGTTTCGAACACGGGATCGAGATCCTTCATCGAGATGAACAGGCCCTCACGGCTTTCCGCGCTATGAACCAAGTGAACGCGGACCAATATGACTTCCCTGGCTGGCGGTTGTTCCAGCTGGTCTTTATCGTCTGTAATCTCTCAGGGATCGTGCGTCGCGAACACGAGTGGGCGGCGACGGACTACGACGAGGCAGCCGATGTGCTGTGGTTCCCAACTGGCGGAGGTAAGACCGAAGCGTACCTCGGACTGATCCTGTTCAATCTGTTCTATGACCGCCAGCGTGGCAAACAAAAGGGCGTCACCGCCTGGATCCGTTTCCCACTCCGGCTACTGAGCCGCCAGCAGAAGGACCGTTTCCTCCAGAGTCTCCTGTATGCCGAGCAACTTCGACGGAAACCGGAGTGGTTCGACGGGGCCGGTGAGGAATTCTCGCTAGGGTTTTATGTCGGGGGACAAGACACGCCCAACGCGATCGGGACCGATCGCGATACGCTCCGGCAGGCGTTCCAGCAAAGCCAGGACAAGCTCGAACGCGAGTGCAAGGTACTGGATGAGTGCCCGGTCTGTGAGAGTTCGATCGACGTGGAATACGACGTCGAGAAAAACAGCGTGTTCCATCACTGTACCGGTCCGGACTGTTTCGACCGGCTGCCGCTATACGTGGTTGATCGGGACATCTATCGCTACATTCCCTCGGTGTTGCTTGGCTCCCTCGACAAAATATCTGTCATGGGCATGCAGCCCCGCTTTACCAACCTGATCGGGAACGTAACAACCTACTGTCCGGACCACGGCTATGGCTACTCGGGGAGCTGTTCGGAGAAAGATCTCTTTGACTGTGCAGGCAAACTTCAGGAGGCTAATTCGTTCTATGACCCCGTCCCGACACTTCATCTTATCGACGAAGTACACTTGCTGAGCGAGGAGCTGGGGACGTTCGCCTCTCACTACGAAACGACATACCTCTCACTGTGTGAGTTGCTCTACGGGAAGACCCCCAAGATCGTGACTTCGACTGCGACGATTTCGGAATACGAGCGCCAGATCCGGAACCTCTTCCAGCGGGATGCCGTCCGGTTTCCCAATGACGGCCCCGTTCAAGGGGAGACCTTCTACGGCCACCTAACCAAGACGGTCGAACGGGAGTACATCGGGATGATGCCCTCCAACCGGTCGCATCTCTACGCTGTGCTGGACACGGTGGCAGATATCCATCAGATTATTCGGGATATGCGAACGATGTCGGTCGATGATCTCAGGGCCGCTACCGGGATCGAATCACTCACCGAACAACGCAAAGCGGAGCTGCTAGATCTGTATGAGACATCGCTGGTCTACTTCAATAACAAAACGCGGAAGGACCGCTACCGAGAGAACATCGCGAAGTACGTGAATCCGAAGCTCAAGCGCGATGGCTACGAGGACCCGCTGATCGAACGCCAACTTACGGCTGACACCGAAAACCCCGAATTTCTCGAGCAGTTGGAGAACCCCGAAGGGATTGACTTCAAGGATCGTATTGACACGGTCCCCTCAACCAGCTTCATCGGCCACGGGATCGACGTTGATCGGTTTAACCTTATGCTCTTTTTCGGGTATCCGCGCCAGACGTTCCAGTACATCCAATCCAGTAGCCGGGTCGGTCGCCAATCCGACGTGCCGGGGTTTGTGCTGGACATCTTTGATCCAATCAAAAACCGGGACAAGCATCGGTTCCGCTACTTCGAGAAGATGCACCAGTACCTCAATCGGACTGTCGAGCCCGTCCCTATCGATCGCTGGGCCAAATTCGGCATCGAACGGACTTTCCTAGGAGTATTCAATAGCATTTTCCTGCAGTACTACCGTCCAGCGATGTTCCGCAAGTACGAGCTTACCATTGATGGAGAGACCGATCGGGCTAACGTCCAGAAGGCATCACATCTCTATCATCTTATGACAAACGATGACTACCCAGAACTCACCG
- a CDS encoding cyclopropane-fatty-acyl-phospholipid synthase family protein, with product MTDSDEAAADQASKPLRFPVSASRERWDREYVQYNAIPSSDRDDASKALVAAQAELDYESVDVAVDIGCGNGRNAVYLAKQGIDVIALDFSPEAVARTKERIAQSSVSDSVEVLLIDITAGLPIANDSVDLIVDSYLSCHFIEEVALENYFIEVRRALAPDGQFYWSGLGIGDEYYQSIANSHPAANVIVDPLNSIPKKLYDARNLDVELPFGGGPTLAMELIFEDEVAGDLYQRSIVSAVFDN from the coding sequence ATGACCGACAGTGATGAGGCGGCCGCTGATCAGGCGAGCAAGCCTCTACGATTTCCAGTGTCAGCTAGTCGCGAGCGTTGGGATCGAGAATATGTCCAGTACAATGCCATCCCAAGTAGTGATCGGGATGATGCCTCAAAGGCGCTTGTTGCCGCACAAGCAGAGTTAGATTACGAGTCCGTCGACGTTGCTGTCGATATCGGGTGTGGCAACGGACGAAACGCAGTTTATCTGGCAAAACAAGGAATCGACGTTATCGCTCTCGATTTCTCACCTGAGGCGGTCGCCCGAACGAAAGAACGGATTGCCCAATCGTCAGTCAGCGATTCGGTTGAAGTCCTGCTTATTGACATCACAGCAGGACTCCCGATTGCTAATGACTCTGTCGATTTAATCGTTGATTCATATTTATCCTGTCATTTCATAGAGGAAGTAGCCCTAGAGAATTACTTTATTGAGGTCCGTCGGGCCCTTGCTCCCGATGGGCAGTTCTACTGGTCCGGATTAGGCATAGGGGATGAATACTACCAGAGTATCGCTAATTCCCATCCAGCTGCGAACGTGATCGTCGATCCACTGAATTCCATTCCCAAGAAACTCTATGACGCGAGGAATCTCGATGTAGAATTACCGTTCGGGGGCGGGCCTACATTAGCGATGGAATTGATCTTCGAAGATGAAGTGGCTGGTGACTTGTACCAGCGGTCGATCGTCTCAGCAGTGTTTGACAACTAA